A single Manduca sexta isolate Smith_Timp_Sample1 chromosome 11, JHU_Msex_v1.0, whole genome shotgun sequence DNA region contains:
- the LOC115452929 gene encoding persulfide dioxygenase ETHE1, mitochondrial has translation MIRKLTFSGARAAGAVLTVSKLGVRVRMMSSQASGSNFFFRQLFDSVSCTYTYLLGDNKSREAVLIDPVLEHAERDANLVKELGFNLIYAMNTHMHADHITGTGKLKSLIPGTKSVIGKASGAQADVYLLDGDIVKFGEHQLLASATPGHTNGCLTYVCREQALAFTGDTVLIRGCGRTDFQEGSSESLYKSVHERIFTLPDHFVLYPAHDYKGLTATTVGEEKKYNPRLTKSLEEFINIMENLNLPYPKMINQAVPANKVCGIY, from the exons ATGATTCGGAAGTTGACGTTTAGCGGTGCGCGAGCAGCTGGCGCAGTGCTCACTGTGTCGAAACTCGGAGTGCGCGTGCGCATGATGTCGTCCCAGGCTAGTGGATCCAACTTCTTCTTCCGACAG CTCTTCGACTCCGTGAGCTGCACGTACACGTATCTCTTGGGAGACAACAAGTCCCGCGAGGCGGTGCTGATCGACCCCGTGCTGGAACATGCCGAACGAGACGCCAACCTAGTCAAGGAGCTAGGGTTCAATTTGATTTATGCTA TGAACACACACATGCACGCAGACCACATAACGGGAACTGGTAAATTGAAGTCTTTAATCCCGGGCACTAAGAGCGTAATTGGCAAGGCATCAGGCGCGCAGGCTGACGTGTATCTGCTGGACGGTGATATAGTGAAGTTCGGGGAACATCAGCTGCTGGCCAGCGCTACGCCAGGACACACCAACGGATGTCTTACTTACGTGTGTCGAGAGCAG GCTCTAGCCTTCACAGGCGACACTGTACTGATACGTGGATGTGGTCGTACGGACTTCCAGGAGGGTAGTTCAGAAAGTCTATACAAGTCGGTCCACGAGAGGATATTCACGCTGCCGGACCACTTTGTACTCTACCCTGCGCACGATTACAAAGGATTGACGGCTACAACAGTTGGAGAGGAGAAGAAATATAATCCAAGATTGACTAAGTCTTTGGAggagtttataaatattatggagAATTTGAACCTGCCGTATCCTAAGATGATAA ACCAAGCCGTCCCCGCTAACAAAGTATGCGGTATTTACTAA